The Phaeodactylum tricornutum CCAP 1055/1 chromosome 8, whole genome shotgun sequence genome has a window encoding:
- a CDS encoding predicted protein has translation MRTEESENDRLAPVFVHDEPKYFEKEAHLYPPEYEGHFESLVMTAETIRSRVRDLAAIIKEDYAGMRPVLLCTLKGACPFYTHLTDALQDLCQGYDMEFVRASSYEGTSSSGNVIVSGVKPESLQHRHVLIIEDILDTGTTLAHLVPHLEDVGKPASLEVCTLLDKRLEEPKKYVAKYVGFSIPNHFIIGYGLDYNELYRDLKDIFIISKEGISFDRSNLHS, from the exons ATGAGAACGGAGGAGTCAGAAAACGATCGGTTGGCACCTGTTTTTGTCCACGATGAACCAAAGTATTTTGAGAAAGAAGCG CATCTCTATCCGCCGGAATACGAGGGGCATTTCGAGAGCTTGGTGATGACAGCAGAAACGATTCGTAGTCGAGTCCGCGATCTGGCGGCTATCATAAAAGAGGATTATGCAGGAATGCGCCCGGTACTGTTGTGTACGCTGAAAGGAGCATGTCCATTTTACACACATCTTACTGATGCCTTACAAGACCTGTGCCAAGGATATGACATGGAATTTGTCCGAGCTTCAAGCTACGAaggaacgtcgtcgtccggcaACGTCATCGTTTCGGGCGTGAAACCCGAGTCGCTGCAACACCGGCACGTTCTCATTATCGAGGATATTTTAGATACTGGGACCACGTTAGCCCATCTTGTGCCACATTTGGAGGACGTAGGAAAGCCTGCAAGCTTGGAAGTGTGTACTCTCCTTGACAAACGTCTGGAGGAACCGAAGAAGTACGTAGCAAAGTATGTCGGATTTTCAATTCCAAATCATTTTATCATTGGCTACGGCCTGGATTATAATGAATTGTATCGTGACTTGAAAGATATTTTCATCATTTCAAAAGAAGGCATCAGCTTCGACAGGAGTAACCTTCATTCTTGA
- a CDS encoding predicted protein produces MRNRRASFQPPCYIFVFCFNLYTSVSVSICCISAMSALASTAVALSSRAFAPTAIEITLACADGMTLAAQSWKPSSEHTTKRRILCLHGWMDNSASFHYLAPRIMEHFPMDTELVALDFPGHGLSSHKSIDGPPLMLSESAFYVAEAVRRLKWDSESTPFTLIGHSMGAAVGCLYSAVYPEQVKNLVLLEGAGPLARKTEDIAKHIRMHVQRRQTALIQNKSPRIYPSLELAVATRRQTAKNFPGDQSLSKEAATLMVKRGSVSVGEGVRFCHDARLQWPSLQYFTTEQTEALYKDIQCPTALILAKSGWPFDEDRQNRTLELLRPVHYTTLAGSHHFHADPDTAESVAQEVLRFLEQE; encoded by the coding sequence ATGCGCAATCGACGCGCCTCTTTTCAGCCACCCTGCTACATTTTCGTCTTTTGTTTCAACCTTTACACCTCAGTATCAGTTTCAATCTGTTGTATATCTGCGATGTCGGCCCTCGCGTCGACAGCCGTGGCCCTCAGCAGTCGTGCGTTCGCGCCAACGGCCATCGAAATCACACTTGCCTGCGCTGATGGGATGACACTGGCTGCGCAATCGTGGAAGCCATCAAGTGAGCACACCACAAAGCGCCGCATTTTATGTCTACATGGCTGGATGGACAACTCGGCAAGCTTTCATTACTTGGCCCCACGGATAATGGAACACTTTCCCATGGACACGGAATTGGTGGCGTTGGATTTTCCGGGCCATGGACTGTCCTCCCATAAATCTATCGATGGTCCCCCTTTGATGCTTTCAGAGTCCGCGTTTTATGTTGCTGAAGCCGTCCGGCGGCTCAAATGGGATAGTGAGTCAACCCCGTTTACATTGATTGGACACAGCATGGGAGCAGCCGTCGGCTGTTTGTATTCGGCGGTGTATCCTGAACAAGTCAAAAACCTCgttcttttggaaggggCAGGCCCTTTGGCTCGAAAGACCGAAGACATTGCCAAACATATACGAATGCATGTACAGCGCCGGCAAACTGCTCTGATACAAAACAAGTCTCCTCGTATATATCCCTCGTTAGAGCTGGCAGTGGCTACTAGGCGCCAGACAGCCAAAAATTTTCCTGGCGATCAGTCGCTGAGCAAAGAGGCTGCGACCTTGATGGTAAAACGCGGATCTGTGTCGGTTGGAGAAGGGGTTCGGTTTTGTCATGACGCCCGTTTACAATGGCCTTCTCTTCAGTATTTCACCACTGAGCAAACAGAAGCTCTGTACAAAGATATTCAGTGCCCGACCGCGTTAATACTCGCAAAATCCGGCTGGCCATTTGACGAAGATCGACAAAATCGAACATTGGAACTGTTACGCCCAGTGCACTACACCACACTGGCAGGAAGCCACCACTTTCACGCGGATCCAGATACCGCAGAGAGCGTAGCTCAGGAAGTCCTGCGCTTTTTAGAGCAAGAGTAG
- a CDS encoding predicted protein has product MDQQQSTLLRAIALSSLHLASYAQKDRLQAYEILETFKRFEGRLPIILGWLHSTSHFYEQYDITVATKLLALEILSAFLDKGYEKISELDRVELRRAVLKSAHLLSTNTLPEGSRILSKKLAFILENLVVRDFPQRWTTFANDVFASQQDGGLWYNEPGPQAVQHQGVRICLECLKLVAENCTDSDFNARISTTRRNDVLIGLNEVSGAFLPKMFQLLEHYPVLRQAKDTMHSMHAFLVSDNRATNQMTAEESSQYRAQKELREGTAQMISDTLLALRTFCCSMPVNWITGGSIDFLTALLHLMREPDYEIQIRAVECIEQLALRGKLDFGQWLRLVTNIPLAVQEANHLFAVEYEHLMTEDSAKGVKKHAQDPLALQLQFHRSTSRLLANVVSSHLALVTSNKSILSGNGDVYEKLMVFFRLQVDMLHHPSGRICTEQINSWVALLRDPQLSKARLLKPFVDEILKSYMNQMVKIRWEDVENELHPHSVLLAASFDDEEDFEIWMSDLRSRSSLLFKFLGSVEPEISSTTVSSTFQSILYKYGNGQPFDNVESFNSQLTQRSEAVVQFEALYQPMDTVLGGIPVWAINVEKPIPRDRLDGQSSRDGTRRALSELVQALLSWSPTHVWLKFRRAQLLDALKHYWKNGHDSSTLLEAVDSLLKYLGLPDEWNLSTVVGETMSDEIVGLKKKSGVTLVSISKQVPNQLLPWLSQLSDASKSLLSSHGLIPVNQMHLYEFLSCVASAVEDPNRRASFIAEVLSNAADTLELPEVQSSLSVQGLLETLGVSQAAALPESVTDAAHVKQITWQYYRIFNALNRLLSVGKRCNEAARKRYGSTASPTVSSSSAFDSIGSQNFPDEGPISIVDLATIDPFAPLWPRILPSFLKVYEATMAVWRPENQARLLQNPYQRYLFAISDDEAFQSKNHDQSSGGVFGESGTAGSVVMGTTRRDNNLVPKWSGWFNELRHTCFQMFGLLCTQRVLFAPELASSYPRIVAVVTDPASMKAMEHRHFIHFLKHVVELLLVSCPSTMYATHLEPILGPVFEHIKYRLEKTWLPILNSSTPPSGAAKALTSKGCSYAAALASRGGDDWFTWYYAHAGLFVGDLDSVTAEAAVEKYRVEIGRNFSDVLQVALALKGDWALVLANQAREEQAAKRNGYTKPTPQNRLNQDSEQYNADGTLKSDDQQAIDERKALRINGLCHFILLENERVAGNLTMALIQCLEYPDAYTCRRVTKICHRLLETVAWSPSYSNLLGNMMFTQAVKNLVTEPKWMVGIEWDMINVVRDIYCRLVLGQILQAGGQGPGLQQPSTSQKPDCYEQAKTVDRPLQGGGILVNPTDAPRQILLTLPGIDAIAIEQLERSMKAKPSAKDQKDFIRDLFRVAADSLNEISPSTNIGAASGLFDRAVQEESLLHSRNKASIPDLPEKLITHSQLLKAAKRQGTDEPEGLAVLLQEY; this is encoded by the coding sequence ATGGACCAGCAGCAATCTACATTACTCCGAGCCATCGCGCTTTCATCGTTACATCTTGCCTCCTATGCACAAAAGGATCGTCTGCAAGCTTATGAGATTTTGGAGACTTTTAAGCGGTTTGAAGGACGGCTCCCCATAATTTTGGGCTGGCTACATTCGACGTCTCACTTTTACGAACAGTACGATATTACCGTAGCAACAAAGCTGCTAGCGCTTGAGATCCTTTCCGCTTTTTTGGACAAAGGCTACGAAAAAATATCGGAATTGGATCGTGTGGAGCTCAGACGAGCGGTTCTCAAGTCAGCCCACTTGCTGTCTACAAATACTTTGCCAGAAGGATCACGTATCTTGTCCAAGAAGCTTGCCTTTATACTAGAAAATTTAGTTGTCAGGGATTTCCCGCAACGCTGGACAACATTTGCGAACGATGTCTTCGCCTCTCAACAGGATGGAGGCCTGTGGTACAACGAACCAGGGCCGCAGGCGGTGCAACACCAGGGTGTGAGAATTTGCCTGGAGTGcttgaaattggtcgccGAGAACTGCACAGACTCAGACTTCAATGCAAGAATCAGCACGACAAGACGAAACGACGTCTTGATTGGTCTTAATGAAGTGTCAGGGGCCTTTCTGCCGAAAATGTTTCAACTTCTCGAACATTATCCCGTTTTACGACAGGCCAAAGACACCATGCACAGCATGCATGCATTTCTTGTATCCGACAATCGCGCAACAAATCAGATGACAGCCGAAGAATCTTCCCAGTATCGAGCTCAAAAAGAGCTGCGGGAGGGAACGGCTCAGATGATTTCTGATACACTTCTGGCATTGCGAACATTTTGTTGTTCGATGCCAGTGAACTGGATCACAGGAGGTTCTATAGATTTCTTGACTGCATTGCTACATCTGATGCGAGAGCCTGACTACGAGATTCAAATACGAGCGGTGGAATGCATTGAGCAGCTTGCGTTACGAGGAAAGCTGGATTTCGGTCAATGGCTCCGCCTTGTCACCAACATCCCCCTTGCAGTTCAAGAGGCAAATCATCTTTTTGCGGTTGAATATGAACATTTAATGACCGAAGATTCAGCGAAGGGAGTAAAAAAACATGCACAGGATCCGCTTGCGCTCCAGCTCCAGTTTCATCGGAGCACATCACGTCTTCTCGCCAATGTAGTCTCCTCACACCTTGCTTTGGTGACTTCTAATAAGTCAATTCTATCTGGAAACGGTGATGTCTACGAAAAGCTCATGGTCTTTTTTCGTCTTCAGGTAGACATGCTGCATCATCCTTCCGGGCGTATCTGCACCGAGCAAATTAATTCTTGGGTAGCACTCCTTCGAGACCCTCAGCTATCAAAGGCACGCCTACTCAAACCGTTCGTGGATGAAATTCTGAAAAGTTACATGAACCAAATGGTCAAAATCCGATGGGAAGACGTTGAAAACGAGCTGCACCCACACTCAGTCTTGCTAGCGGCAAGTTttgacgacgaggaagactTCGAAATCTGGATGTCTGACTTGCGATCAAGGTCAAGCCTTCTTTTCAAGTTTTTAGGGAGTGTCGAGCCCGAAATATCTTCAACTACTGTTAGCTCGACCTTTCAGAGTATTTTATACAAGTATGGAAATGGCCAGCCATTTGACAACGTAGAGTCTTTCAATTCTCAGCTCACACAAAGAAGCGAAGCAGTAGTTCAGTTCGAAGCCCTGTACCAGCCCATGGATACGGTTCTCGGGGGTATTCCTGTATGGGCGATAAATGTTGAAAAGCCGATACCGAGAGACCGCCTTGATGGCCAGTCTTCGCGCGACGGAACTCGACGAGCTTTGTCAGAACTGGTGCAGGCATTATTGTCTTGGTCTCCGACGCATGTATGGCTCAAGTTTCGAAGAGCACAGCTTTTGGACGCACTCAAGCACTACTGGAAGAATGGACACGACTCATCGACATTATTGGAGGCTGTGGATTCGCTGTTAAAGTACCTCGGGCTTCCAGATGAGTGGAATCTGAGTACAGTTGTGGGTGAGACAATGAGTGATGAAATTGTAGggctgaagaagaaaagtggGGTGACACTCGTCTCGATTTCGAAACAAGTCCCAAATCAACTTCTACCATGGTTGTCGCAGCTGAGCGATGCTTCAAAGTCTCTTCTATCTTCACACGGTTTAATTCCAGTCAATCAAATGCATCTTTACGAATTTTTGTCTTGCGTTGCAAGTGCTGTCGAAGATCCAAATCGTCGAGCAAGCTTCATAGCGGAAGTGCTATCAAATGCGGCTGATACGCTTGAACTTCCCGAAGTCCAATCAAGCCTCTCTGTACAGGGTTTACTGGAGACACTCGGAGTTAGTCAAGCTGCAGCTCTCCCAGAAAGTGTGACAGACGCTGCCCATGTCAAACAGATTACATGGCAGTACTATCGAATATTTAACGCTCTCAATCGATTGCTTTCTGTGGGAAAGAGATGCAACGAAGCCGCTAGGAAACGGTATGGAAGTACAGCAAGCCCGACTGTGTCGTCGAGTTCGGCGTTTGACTCCATCGGTTCTCAGAATTTTCCCGACGAAGGTCCAATCAGTATTGTGGACTTGGCAACGATTGATCCTTTTGCACCACTGTGGCCCCGAATTCTTCCTTCCTTTCTAAAAGTCTATGAGGCAACCATGGCTGTTTGGAGACCCGAGAATCAAGCACGATTATTGCAGAATCCTTACCAACGCTATTTATTCGCcatttccgacgacgaagcttTTCAGTCTAAGAATCACGACCAGAGTTCTGGCGGTGTTTTTGGTGAAAGTGGCACAGCTGGAAGTGTTGTAATGGGTACGACTCGCCGCGACAACAACCTTGTTCCAAAATGGAGCGGCTGGTTCAATGAGCTTCGTCATACATGCTTTCAAATGTTCGGTCTGTTGTGCACCCAGAGAGTCCTGTTTGCTCCCGAGCTCGCTAGCAGCTACCCTCGTATTGTCGCTGTTGTCACTGATCCAGCAAGTATGAAAGCGATGGAGCACAGACACTTTATTCATTTTTTGAAGCATGTGGTTGAACTTCTATTAGTTAGCTGCCCTTCTACAATGTACGCGACGCACCTGGAACCCATTCTTGGGCCGGTTTTCGAGCATATCAAATATAGATTGGAAAAGACCTGGCTACCAATTCTAAACAGTAGCACTCCTCCATCGGGCGCTGCAAAAGCATTGACGTCTAAGGGCTGCAGTTATGCTGCAGCTCTAGCTTCCAGGGGTGGGGATGATTGGTTTACTTGGTATTACGCACACGCAGGTCTCTTTGTCGGTGATTTAGATTCTGTCACAGCCGAAGCCGCTGTGGAGAAGTATCGAGTCGAAATTGGGCGCAACTTCAGCGACGTGCTTCAAGTTGCGTTGGCATTGAAGGGAGATTGGGCTTTGGTATTGGCCAATCAAGCGCGTGAAGAACAAGCCGCAAAAAGGAATGGGTACACCAAGCCGACTCCTCAAAATCGATTGAATCAGGATTCCGAGCAATACAATGCGGACGGCACTCTCAAAAGCGACGATCAACAAGCCATTGACGAAAGGAAGGCACTGCGTATTAATGGACTGTGCCACttcattttgttggaaaatGAACGTGTTGCTGGTAATCTCACAATGGCGTTGATCCAATGTCTGGAATATCCCGATGCCTATACATGCAGGCGAGTAACAAAAATTTGCCACCGTCTGTTGGAAACGGTTGCCTGGTCACCGTCCTACAGCAACTTGCTTGGCAATATGATGTTTACGCAAGCCGTAAAAAACCTAGTCACGGAGCCCAAATGGATGGTTGGCATTGAGTGGGATATGATCAATGTTGTTCGTGACATTTATTGTCGCCTGGTTCTTGGGCAAATCTTGCAAGCAGGTGGACAAGGACCCGGCTTGCAGCAGCCCTCGACAAGCCAAAAGCCGGATTGCTATGAGCAAGCAAAAACTGTTGACCGCCCATTGCAAGGGGGAGGGATATTGGTTAACCCAACCGACGCACCTCGTCAGATTCTGTTGACCTTACCCGGGATTGATGCGATCGCTATTGAGCAGCTTGAGAGAAGCATGAAGGCGAAGCCGTCTGCCAAGGATCAAAAAGACTTTATTCGAGATTTGTTTCGCGTCGCTGCTGACAGCTTGAACGAAATCAGTCCAAGTACGAATATTGGAGCTGCCAGCGGGCTCTTCGATCGTGCCGTCCAAGAAGAGTCGCTTTTACATTCAAGAAATAAAGCGTCGATCCCAGACCTTCCCGAGAAGCTAATAACGCATTCGCAACTTTTGAAAGCGGCAAAAAGACAAGGAACAGACGAGCCTGAGGGACTTGCTGTTCTCCTACAAGAATATTAG
- a CDS encoding predicted protein, which translates to MTSSNDLAAMAAAASALHIPLLGVRLEECGGYDEEMASDIELLDGENEENSNKSTLCGFLLGWIILPILLFVQFGLAFTDEAQSTQDLQWKIVNFSIALFVVTSWLFRHACRDINPSSLAIPLLPEMMMGIVLGLVLFGKVVLGFFFLLVSMLCLALFVAISCLWLLWKGVDTIVLDTSTTKGGGVRMSRT; encoded by the coding sequence ATGACTTCGAGCAATGATCTGGCGGCGATGGCAGCCGCCGCCTCAGCTTTACATATACCTCTTTTGGGAGTCCGCCTGGAAGAATGTGGTGGCTACGATGAGGAAATGGCGTCTGATATTGAACTCCTTGACGGTGAAAACGAGGAAAACAGCAATAAGTCGACTTTGTGTGGGTTTCTTTTGGGATGGATCATTCTTCCTATTCTCCTCTTTGTGCAATTTGGTCTGGCTTTCACCGACGAAGCCCAATCAACACAGGATCTCCAATGGAAAATTGTCAACTTCAGCATTGCCTTATTCGTCGTCACTTCATGGCTCTTCCGACACGCATGCAGGGACATCAATCCATCATCTCTAGCTATCCCACTACTTCCCGAGATGATGATGGGCATCGTCTTGGGACTGGTCCTTTTCGGCAAGGTCGTCCTCGGTTTCTTCTTTCTATTGGTCAGCATGCTCTGCCTTGCTCTGTTTGTGGCAATAAGCTGCCTATGGCTCTTATGGAAGGGCGTAGACACGATCGTATTAGATACGAGCACAACCAAGGGTGGTGGTGTGCGAATGTCGAGGACATAA
- a CDS encoding predicted protein: MNDRGTIRDRTLVLRILVPGLETRLRDKKRESEDAAAMDGKESKDCYLDLEGVTCEPTAARNRTLWNFHCDGATYPAKLVNLPCPVELHKTHDHAAYFKCSDIAQMLIVYEDDMALEEAEEKAIEGFPSYHHSGLTPPMKRVVERRFAAREQKAVAPPRAAVVDVEDELLQLMDKISKDEKTKRNKLPSLTSASKILEEVVEEVVDYETWMDDYGRDPDGVEFDASDHLCSQHPEVWLSPDLIRAIKDEDEAAKRKRKESSVKKEAKRKERKSQEEAAKHTKKGIASKKNTEAVDDVTQAAASMLAQDFDLMGAVVDDDDFFGDLGDLGDLGINTDDMNLDGL; this comes from the exons ATGAACGACCGCGGAACGATTCGAGATCGAACGTTGGTATTGAGGATTTTAGTGCCGGGGTTGGAAACGCGATTGCGTGACAAAAAGCGAGAATCTGAGGATGCCGCTGCTATGGACGGAAAGGAATCCAAAGACTGCTACTTGGATCTAGAGGGTGTTACGTGCGAGCCCACAGCAGCACGAAATCGTACCTTGTGGAATTTTCACTGCGACGGAGCAACGTATCCTGCCAAACTTGTCAATCTACCGTGCCCGGTAGAACTGCACAAAACTCACGACCACGCCGCATACTTTAAATGCTCTGATATTGCACAGATGTTGATTGTCTATGAAGACGATAtggctttggaagaagcagaagaaaaGGCCATCGAAGGCTTTCCGAGCTACCACCACTCGGGGCTGACGCCTCCGATGAAGCGAGTCGTGGAGAGAAGATTTGCCGCCAGGGAGCAAAAG GCTGTAGCACCGCCTAGAGCTGCGGTGGTAGACGTTGAGGATGAACTCTTGCAACTCATGGACAAGATTTCCAAAGACGAAAAGACAAAGCGAAACAAACTGCCTTCGCTTACATCGGCGAGTAAAATATTGGAGGAAGTTGTCGAGGAAGTGGTAGACTATGAAACCTGGATGGATGACTATGGTAGAGATCCGGATGGAGTCGAGTTTGATGCGAGCGATCATTTGTGTAGTCAGCACCCCGAAGTTTGGTTATCTCCCGATTTAATACGAGCAAtcaaagacgaagacgaagctgCGAAGAGAAAGAGAAAAGAATCATCTGTAAAGAAGGAGGCCAAGCGGAAAGAGCGAAAAAGCCAGGAGGAGGCAGCAAAGCATACAAAGAAGGGGATTGCCTCAAAGAAGAATACAGAGGCGGTCGACGATGTGACACAAGCGGCAGCAAGTATGTTAGCTCAAGACTTTGATTTGATGGGAGCCGTTGTAGACGATGATGACTTCTTTGGTGATTTAGGTGATCTCGGAGATCTAGGTATCAATACAGACGACATGAATTTGGACGGACTATAG
- a CDS encoding predicted protein, which produces MRAALQLTLLTVLCLEFSRGFVFQPSARQAMAVCCRSQSASGTIVLRDAGDAEDHEIDEEDFDESPFTEPKKPLDQMEKAWRHAQKPLLRIGSKGATLTHGNSLRQLLDAHTVVRVKVNTRRFGTLKEAFKQIAELAIESGAPEGIEMLQAREVDKVILFGLPGTLDKINKNEFPPPEPVVQDDIVRP; this is translated from the coding sequence ATGAGAGCTGCGCTGCAACTAACTCTGCTTACTGTGCTCTGCTTAGAATTTTCACGAGGTTTCGTATTCCAGCCTTCAGCCCGGCAAGCGATGGCTGTATGTTGTCGATCGCAATCGGCTAGTGGAACCATTGTCCTCAGAGATGCAGGTGACGCCGAAGACCACGAAATTGATGAAGAAGACTTCGACGAGTCTCCATTTACGGAGCCAAAAAAACCCCTGGACCAAATGGAGAAGGCTTGGCGGCATGCGCAAAAGCCTCTCTTGAGAATTGGATCCAAAGGAGCGACGCTGACTCACGGAAACTCGCTGCGCCAGCTTTTGGACGCACACACCGTTGTCCGGGTCAAGGTCAATACGCGTCGCTTCGGAACACTGAAGGAGGCATTCAAACAGATAGCAGAACTAGCCATCGAAAGTGGGGCCCCAGAAGGGATTGAAATGCTTCAGGCTCGCGAAGTAGACAAGGTGATTTTGTTTGGTTTACCAGGAACGCTCGACAAAATAAACAAGAATGAATTCCCGCCACCGGAGCCTGTGGTACAAGACGATATCGTCCGACCTTGA